In Chrysiogenes arsenatis DSM 11915, a single window of DNA contains:
- a CDS encoding IS256 family transposase — GEGRQGGHIINKAVYLALAVTMEGQKEVLGMWIAENEGAKFWLSILNGLQNRGVKDIFIACVDGLKGFPEAIEAAYPNTQVQTCIVHMVRHSLNFVAWKERKQMAADLKEIYAAPTEEQARRNLEQFETKWDATHPMVSQSWRRNWERIIPFFNYPPDIRKAIYTTNAIESLNHSLRKVTKNRGAFPDDEAIFKLFYMALRNISKKWTMPIRDWKAALNQFCIFFEGRVPMQN, encoded by the coding sequence CAGGTGAAGGGAGACAAGGCGGACACATTATCAACAAAGCAGTGTATCTCGCGTTGGCTGTCACCATGGAGGGACAAAAGGAAGTTCTTGGCATGTGGATCGCGGAAAATGAAGGGGCAAAGTTCTGGCTTAGTATTCTTAACGGACTACAAAACCGTGGAGTTAAGGATATTTTCATAGCTTGCGTTGACGGCTTAAAAGGGTTCCCAGAAGCTATAGAAGCCGCTTATCCGAACACCCAAGTGCAAACCTGCATTGTGCATATGGTCAGACATAGCTTGAATTTTGTGGCATGGAAAGAGCGCAAACAGATGGCCGCCGACTTGAAAGAAATTTATGCCGCGCCAACAGAAGAGCAGGCGCGGAGGAATCTTGAACAATTTGAAACAAAATGGGATGCCACTCATCCAATGGTCAGCCAATCATGGCGCCGCAACTGGGAGCGAATAATCCCATTTTTCAACTATCCGCCCGATATCAGAAAGGCAATCTACACCACCAATGCCATTGAATCATTAAACCACTCGCTGCGCAAGGTAACCAAGAACCGTGGAGCATTTCCCGACGACGAAGCAATATTCAAGCTCTTTTATATGGCGTTACGCAATATTTCAAAGAAGTGGACAATGCCGATCAGAGACTGGAAAGCGGCTCTTAATCAGTTCTGTATTTTCTTTGAGGGGAGGGTGCCAATGCAAAATTGA